The Kwoniella shivajii chromosome 5, complete sequence genomic interval tttccctttgaaCACAGTCAAGCAATTATAAATGTTATTTATAAACTGTCTCACAGCTCATGATCATGCGCATACATTCGAGCAGTGTCATTGTGTCATCGTGAGGAGGGAAGGACACTTTATCTAATGATATTTTATGACCCTGCATCGTTTCATACCCATATATTGACAGGTGAAACATCCCTTGCCGTTCCTACAATGTACCcgaattcatcttgattcccGCTTTGACAAAAGTAGTCAAGAAGCAGACTGAGTTTTGTTAAATCAGCTCCAAGTCGCTTTTGACTCGTGTATATAATGGACTTACAGTTACTAGCCCACCAAACGATTGAACGCAAATATGATTTCTTCTGAGTCGATACCGAGATATACAAATAGACTAATGTAGATGAAACAAGTTCAGTGCctttcaagtgagtctgAGAGGAGATGTACATGGAGGAAAGATCACTCACTATAGGCGCATCTCAACAAGAAATAACTGATCGACACTGTATTCATGAATTTTGGAGAAAGACCGGCCAAATTACCCGCTAACTAATGTACGTCGAAGAGAGAATTATCAGTATTTGACAGTATTATTGTGATATTGAGAGAAAGTGGTCGAATCTAAAGCGACTAGAGGCATCCTTACTCTCCATCCATGAAACTCTTGTAGACTGTTGCTTACAAAAGTAATAGCACTATGACAGACATGTCACTCACGATGGATCCAATCCAGACAGCTTCATTCTCAAAACAATTTTCATGTGCAGCCTGTctcctcttgatcttgtcCAAAGTATGAGGTTTCACTTTACCCGATTTCTCCATTTGAGCGATAATTTCTCTTGGGTTGACATTGTTTCGAAACCCTAATCTCACAGTCGCGAACCGAATGGAAGTGCACAGAGTCTGAAGATGGACCAAGGGGATCAAGTAGTATGAATAGTTCGTTGTCATTGTGCTGGAGTTGATGTTGCGGAGTGTAGGTAAGCCAAAATTGCTATTTGAACTAAGCAAGTTAACTGAATAGTGAAAGGAAGCTGCTTTATTGAATGAGAATACGTATAAGTATCCAGCTCGTTGTTGTGATCATGAAGCGAGTACTCATCAAGCGTAATGATTGGGCTACATATCCTCCTGTTATTCCCAATATTGGTCTAAATGTTTTTCAGCTAACTTGTTTCTGATTCCGGATAAACCGGAGTGAAGATTACCGACCGCGTTAAAAAAACGTTCCTcaatgtgatgatgacgtAATATCGTACCATTGACTCTTTCCATTTCAATGAACAGCTCgatcaagaagggaaaacaGCGCACCATCTATATATATTTCTAAATCTTGCTAGCATTTCGCATCCTGTCAACATCGGGGTAGACTCGATTGAAGACTGCTTACTCCAATCGAGTCGATAAAAACCCACATTTGTGACACTGATTCTTAACAAAATGCCTCTGAATTCTCAACAACGTGTAGCGCCCACAAATCAATATCCGACAGATGCTACTCCTAAAATCGGAAGGATAATCTTCCACATCGGCTCAGCTATCACTATGATCAACGGTTTCTGGGGATTGCAGATGATGGCTGTAAGCAAGGACTTCATTGGATCTCAAGTGAGTGGCTCTGTGGATATCAGCTATACGTTTAGATCGTTACAGATGCTGATGGGACGCTTATGTCCTTTGGATGGATCAGTATGGAGGTAAGTCGATTTGCAGATCTCCGCGTCAGCACAACAAACTAGAAACCCAAGATGTGATTACTGATAGCGTTGGTGCGACAGGTCACTTTCAGTACTTGACTATACAAGGGTATGTGCAATTTGCTCGATCTTGTTTTCAGAAGATCGTCAGCAGGCGACTAACCCGAGTTCGCATCTAGACTTTTCGGATCGATAGCAGCGATGCTTCTGTCCGGTATCTGTGACTATTTACCTGGTGTACAAGGTAAGTTCTGAACCTCGATTGTGGCCTCAACAAGAGCATGATACATGACACAACCACTCAACTGATGTGATATTCTCTTTTAGGTATAAAAACTGTCAAGAGGATATTCCTACTTTTCGCCTTACCTATTGAATTAGTAATCTCATCGATATATGTAAGTTTATAACAAATACCCCCGCCTATGATCGAGCAGTTTTTTCAGATTAACCTGAGTTTCATCGGTGAATGTTGTAGTGGAGTATCATCCTATTATCACCTGAATTAATGCTACCTCCAAACCCAGCACTGCAGAATACCCAAGAGCCTTCGGCATCTGATAACGCGGATCCACTATTCAGGATCCCGTTGACAATGGATCTGAGTATGCATCTGGTGCCTGCTGTAGTCCTATTActtggtaagtcaatctaCCGTTCTTCATCCACCTCCCTGTTCTCTCACCCACTCTGGCTGGGACCCCTTTCTTATTCCCCCTCTCCCCTTTTCCTCtcgctttctcttctacccTTCCATCCGATAATGAGCTGCACTAATCATGTCCCATGCTCAAATAGATTTCTTCGTCCTtgaaaagaaattcaaaCCTCCTGTTTCCAATTACGGTTCCTTGTTGTTAGCAGGCGCCTTTGGTACTGCCTACAGTGTATGGGTAGAACATTGCGCTTCAATCAATGGTTCATTCCCTTATCCGTTCTTGACCATAATGACTTTCCCTCAGAGACTGATGATGTACAGTGGAAGTGTCGTGATGGCTTGGTTAGTATTTAGAGGTTTAAACGCTTTGCACAAATAGTATGTCACTAGACGCATTAGATAGCCCCGTAGGAGTGGTGTACGATGGTCAGTTAGGAGTAGATTACGATGCAACATGCATGTGGACGATGATTGCATTTCACGTTTCATGTGATCACCCCTTGTTTTTCAAacttcacttcatcatccactcACTAAATTATGAAACATGTTTACCCCTGAAACTGTGTGTTCTTGGGTGCGTATCACCAGGGACTCACTTCAGTCATCATATGTTCTTGACTTCACTTCACGATCCAATCGATTTAGGGTAGATGGTATGAATGATCGATACATTACTTATGAGCtgattagatgatgaagtgaagtcaaagatgatggtgaataGATCATGAAGTGAAGGCGACGCTCATAAGATGTATATAGAAGGATATACTTGACGTCGAAGAGTAAAAAATGCATCCTCTCATCCCAAAACAACTGCATCCCTTCACTCTGACTTGCATACAAAGCAATACCAAACACAAACGGATAAATGAAAACAATGTATCCTACTCGAAAAgcacctaatccacctgctTCCTATTCAATGGAAATTGATAACAAACTTCCACCAAACCATCCTTTCGCAACCTACTATATACCTCCGTCTCATCATCAGTCTCGTTTTTTGAATCATTCATCCTCCGATTCTTCTCTGAGCTCGCATACTACTCGTACTTCGAGATCATCACCGAGATGATCACTCTCAAaacctctttcacctaaaACCAATCGTGATGCCTATTCATCTCTAGGACACTTCGCTCCTCAAAAACCGATAGAACAATATCAAGACCTATGAGATATGATCAACGCCAATCCACTCATCCTTCTTATTCaagatcttcatctacatccCCATCTACTCCAAATCGAATAAACCCCTATGCTCCATTACCCACAGAACTATCATTATTCGACCCCAAATCAAGACAGACGTTACTTAGTGATGTCGAATATATTTTAGGCAAGAAATTACATTttccattcatcaattcatttACCAAagacaggaagaagaaggagaagaaaatgagCAAATTGAttaaaggaaaagaggaaaaagaaggttggGTATGGTTACCCGAGAACAACGTTGTGATTATAGACAAACAGAGAGGAAGAGGCGTGAGGGAAGGTAATTATATCTAGGATCTCCATCTTTGCAAGGCTACAGTATCTTTCATCTTATATCTTTGGGTTTCATGCTATGTATCCAGTCTGTATAACAAAGAGTCTTGGCTTGGTGTTACAAGTATCTTTCGAGCATAGCCCATCCCTAAAACAAAGACAGCAACGTCGAGCGCAAGATGTACAGAAAATGATGACGTATGGATATTACCTTACAAAGGGTCTTTAAGAGTAACTTGTCATCTCCCATTGGCTCTTGtgaaagtgccacattcggCATTTTATTCCAATTCCACCTAATTCAAGTGGTTTTACGCCGGCTCTCACTGGCTGAGATGGAATTAACAGCACATACAACGACAACAGCAAAGATATTGGAAGTTTGATATCAGATGGCACATCTGATTGTcacagcatcaacatcatcatcatcatcatcactttctctttcaaacAACATCTGATCCTACTTCCCCGCACTATAATTGATAGAGAGGACAGATCAAAATGCTTCGACGTATCGCACAAAAGAACGTGTCCAGAGTAGCGGGTCCTTCTCGTAAGTCAATTCTCCTTCAGATCTCAATATCTCACTTTTTGTCGTTGCCGATTGGTATACTTACCTCACTTCTATCTCCAGACGCCAGACTCCTCTCTACTACTGTACCACGACAAGCCGACATCACACTCACAATCGATGGAAAGGAAGTAAGCGTACCACAGGGTACTGCTTTAATTCAAGCTTGTGAGAAAGCGTGAGTGAGATCGGAATGAATTGTGGCAAATGGTTTTGATCACAGAAGAGCATATGCTGATCAGTATAATTGATTACAGTGGAGCTGCTGTTCCCCGATTGTAAGTCATTTCAATAGTTTTGAGTGTTATCCCAGGTGATTATGCTAATACTATACACCCATAGCTGTTACCATGATCGACTAGCGATCGCTGGTAACTGTCGAATGTGTTTAGTGGAGGTGAGCTACTAGCCTACTGTTTTAAGCCTCAACTGATCAACTCTTCTGCCCAGGTTGAGAGATCACCAAAACCCGTAGCATCATGTGCTATGCCTGCTATGCCTGGATCTAAAGTTTTCACCAATACTCCATTAGTTCACAAAGCACGAGAAGGAGTAATGGAATTCTTACTTGCCAACCATCCTCTCGATTGTCCCATCTGTGATCAAGGTGGAGAATGTGATTtacaagatcaatcaatgagATATGGATCAGATCGAACAAGGTTTCACGAAATAACAGGTAAAAGAGCTGTTGAAAATAAGGATTTGGGACCGATCGTCAAGACATCAATGAACAGATGTATTCAATGTACAAGATGTGTTAGATTCGCCAATGATGTTGCCGGTGTAGAAGACTTAGGAACCACAGGAAGAGGAAACGATTTACAAATTGGAATGTACATTGAAAAGACAATGGATTCCGAGATGTCTGGAAATATCATCGATCTTTGTCCAGTTGGAGCATTAACCTCAAAGCCATATGCATTCCAAGCAAGACCATGGGAATTGAAGAAAACTGAATCCGTCGATGTATTGGATGCTGTAGGAAGTAACATCAGAGTAGATTCAAGGGGTGTTCAAGTTATGAGAGTACAACCtaaaatcaatgatgaaatcaacGAAGAGTGGATTTCAGATAAAACAAGATATGCTTATGATGGTCTCAAATATCAGCGATTGACAACTCCTCTCGTTAGAGAAGGTAGTAAATTCGTACCTGCTTCATGGGAAACCGCGATGGAGACAATCAGACATGGATACCTCAACTCAGGTGCTAGAGGAGATGAGATTAAAGCTGTTGCAGGTGCTTTAGCAGATACAGAAACATTGGtagctttgaaagatttagTGAATAGGCTTGGATCTGAAAATACAACTCTTGATTCAAAACTTGGTGACCTCCCTCCAGCTCAATCTGTCGACATTCGATCAAATTACCTTTTCAACACCGGTATTGAAAACGTTGAAGAAGCCGATGCTATCTTATTGATTGGTACAAATCCAAGACATGAAGCAGCAACTATCAATTCTAGATTCAGAAAACAATTCCTTCACAAAGGAACGGAATTCGCTGTTATCGGAGAGAAATTCGATTCAACTTTCGAATACGATCACGTTGGTACTTCAGCTAAAGATGTTGAAGCCTTCTTGACCGGAAAAGCAGATAAAGGTTTCGCTAAGATATTCAAGAACGCCAAGAAACCTTTAGTCGTCGTCGGATCTGCCGTAACGGAAACTAAAGATGGTGCAGCTGTACTTAAAGCTGTAAGCAAGTACGTATCGGATAACGCCGGAAAGTTCTTAACACCTGAATGGACCGGTTTCTCCGTACTTCAACGTGTGAGTGAGATTCACCATGTGCACCTGAAGGATCTTATActaatgatgatttcaacGCTTACAGGCCGCGTCTCGAGCTGCTGCCTATGACATTGGTTTCACCCCATCCAcctcagcttcatcagccaAACCTAAATTCGTATTCCTCCTCAACGCCGATGACGTCGATCCTTCATCCATTCCCGAAGATGCCTTTGTAGTCTATCAAGGACATCACGGTGATCACGGTGCTCAATTCGCAGATGTCTGTTTGCCTGCCGCTGCATACACCGAGAAATCAGCTACTTGGATCAACACTGAAGGTAGATCTCAATTAGGTCGAACGGCCGTTCCACCTCCAGGAGcatcaagagaagattggaagatcaTTCGAGCATTATCAGAAGTCATCGGTAACCCATTACCATATGATGATCCATTGACACTTCGACAAAGAATGTTCGACATTTCACCAACATTAGTTCGATATGATGCTATCGAAAAACCTTCTCCAGAAATCACAAAAGTCGGTTTACAATCATTGTCATCAgccaaatcatcttcatcttcagcttcaacaacACCTTTCAAGAAGCCAATAAGTGATTTCTATAGAACAGACCCAATCTCAAGAGCTTCAGTCACAATGGCAGATTGTTCAAAAGCTTTCACCAAAAAACAATATACAATTGAAACTGTTGATGATCGAACTGCTCAAGCTAGTTACGCATAAGACTAAAGCATAACAGATTTGCATCTGGTCTGAGATTTGGGTGGGAGTTCAGACGTTCGATACGGGTCAGGATGAATGAGCGatatgaatggaaagaggtTTTAACGGGGGGATTTTGAGATTTTGAGATTTCATTCAAAATGGTTGGATTCTAGTTTTTGGTTTATTAAAACTTTTGTACTTTTGGCATGCAGTTTTAGCATTTGATACAGCTATCGTTTGTAGCTGCACTCGTCCGAGACGCTTGAGCAATCGGTGATTAAAAGTCCTTGTTTCTGCGTATTCGTACTGAAGAGACTACAAATATCACATCATTATGGATTGATCGTATTTCTCATACGAGTCTTGCATAAATGGTTCATTAGATCGTATCTTAGATGCTACATACATGattgatttacctttccttACCgttttttctttctatcCCATTTCAAAAGAATAACTTAGTTTGCTACCTGATATTCCTCCTGGACAGAACAGGTGTATTTTGTTGACTCGGCTCTTTTTCCCTATCTCCTTCGTCGTTCCGATCGACTACtggttcatcttcacctcttccaccaccaccattgTTCTCCCAGATAGCTTGTCTATTCATGAACGAATTGACTGAAACCATTGAAGAATTCCCATTAATACCTGTGCCCCCACCTTGATGTTGGAGTGTATGATCATCTAATCCAAAAGCATTTTGATCACCTAAATCACTCAAAGAACTGAAGCTTTCCATTggtccatgtccatgtccatgtccgtgaccatttccgtttccgtttcctcttgagaatgatgaggGTAGTTGAAATACGTTCAGGTTTGAATTACTTCTTGAATGACTTTGCCGTTGCGGCGTTGTATATGAGGAATTATTATTATTGCtattgttgttattgaaATTGATCCTTTGGGTTATATTgtctctatctctatctctatcgtcgattgaagaagtcaTTGATGATTCGGAGGTCATGGACATTGACATGTTAGGTCTATGAATAAATGCCTTGTTGTAATTTACGACATTTCCGTTCATACTGTGCAAATACGATGGTGATGTCTCGTATATCGGcgatgagattgaagctTGGTGCCCTCGCTGATATACAGACCAGTCAGCATGATTTCTGTTCTACCTTAGACACCGAATGTATTGTGCACTCACAGCCATGATAGctctcaatctcctttcactGACATCACTTCCAGTTTGCTTATGACCATTTCCTTGAACCCGTTGATCAGAAGTactacctcttctttgaCCTACTCCTATTCCTCTTTCTAACACATTCCTGAAACCATTATTTGGACTATTCCTTTCCGGTTGATTTTCTTCCAACGtttcatcaaagaattgaCCTAAGCTGTGTAATGCTCCGACTAAATCACCCATGCTTTGATTATCCATCCC includes:
- a CDS encoding NADH dehydrogenase (quinone), G subunit, which produces MLRRIAQKNVSRVAGPSHARLLSTTVPRQADITLTIDGKEVSVPQGTALIQACEKAGAAVPRFCYHDRLAIAGNCRMCLVEVERSPKPVASCAMPAMPGSKVFTNTPLVHKAREGVMEFLLANHPLDCPICDQGGECDLQDQSMRYGSDRTRFHEITGKRAVENKDLGPIVKTSMNRCIQCTRCVRFANDVAGVEDLGTTGRGNDLQIGMYIEKTMDSEMSGNIIDLCPVGALTSKPYAFQARPWELKKTESVDVLDAVGSNIRVDSRGVQVMRVQPKINDEINEEWISDKTRYAYDGLKYQRLTTPLVREGSKFVPASWETAMETIRHGYLNSGARGDEIKAVAGALADTETLVALKDLVNRLGSENTTLDSKLGDLPPAQSVDIRSNYLFNTGIENVEEADAILLIGTNPRHEAATINSRFRKQFLHKGTEFAVIGEKFDSTFEYDHVGTSAKDVEAFLTGKADKGFAKIFKNAKKPLVVVGSAVTETKDGAAVLKAVSKYVSDNAGKFLTPEWTGFSVLQRAASRAAAYDIGFTPSTSASSAKPKFVFLLNADDVDPSSIPEDAFVVYQGHHGDHGAQFADVCLPAAAYTEKSATWINTEGRSQLGRTAVPPPGASREDWKIIRALSEVIGNPLPYDDPLTLRQRMFDISPTLVRYDAIEKPSPEITKVGLQSLSSAKSSSSSASTTPFKKPISDFYRTDPISRASVTMADCSKAFTKKQYTIETVDDRTAQASYA